A window of the Brassica oleracea var. oleracea cultivar TO1000 chromosome C1, BOL, whole genome shotgun sequence genome harbors these coding sequences:
- the LOC106301350 gene encoding receptor-like protein 12: MRIITCYLPHKTQTNQKKMAMMIPSQSYSYSSIVISLYYFLFLISFLLHTLASPTLHHCHHSQRDALLQFKNEFHLDAALHSWNKSRDCCSWKGITCDAKSGKVNSLYLDTISLNNSLKPNSGLFKLHHLDSLSLRNCSLHGEIPSSLGNFLQLTLLDLSHNNLLGQIPLSIGNLSSLIVLDLWGNNLVGQVPVSLGNLTQLRYLILSHNKLSGNIPVSFANLTKLCELYLQNNSLGSTLPDMSGLHNLEYFDVSENSFIGPFPTSLFTIPSLISVNLERNHFKGAIKFRNVSSSSRFQFLNFAQNNLDGPIPELISQYHNLEELHLSYNNLNGSIPKSLSKLFKLEYFCLTNNNMEGEVPSWIRRLTMVAFSNNSFNSFGPSSQVLDKTQVKWLDLSSNALQGPLPRWICKLTSVEILILSNNLLNGSIPPCLKNSTTSLTDLVLRNNSFSGTLPDIFNNATKLISLDVSRNQLEGELPKSLIHCTRLQLLNVRSNRIKDTFPFWLGSLPSLHVLILRSNKFHGPHVSTKFQSLRVIDVSHNDFTGTLPTFYFSEWLEMTTVGVEDDSFMISDVPYMGKVLNATALYISSMEIVNKGVEMEFKRINQDYKTVDFSGNSFCGNIPESIGLLKELRHLNLSGNAFTGNIPQSLGDLTKLESLDLSKNQLSGQIPQNLGGLSFVSTMNFSHNLLEGPVPRSTQFQGQSCSSFMDNLRLYGLEDICGETHVKNPVLEVPAEKEEQVVNWIAAVIAYGPGVFCGFVIGHILTSRKHKIVVTKSVC; this comes from the coding sequence ATGAGAATCATAACTTGTTACTTACCACACAAAACGCAAACAAACCAAAAAAAAATGGCAATGATGATTCCAAGCCAATCTTATAGCTATTCTAGTATAGTAATTTCCTTGTATTATTTCCTCTTCTTGATTTCCTTCCTTCTTCATACTCTTGCTTCTCCTACGCTCCATCATTGCCATCACAGCCAGAGAGATGCTCTTCTCCAGTTCAAAAACGAGTTTCATTTAGATGCAGCGTTGCATTCATGGAACAAGAGTAGAGATTGCTGTTCTTGGAAAGGTATCACGTGCGATGCTAAATCTGGAAAGGTGAATTCACTTTACCTTGATACCATCTCTTTAAACAACTCTTTGAAACCAAATAGTGGTCTCTTCAAACTTCATCATCTTGATAGCCTATCCCTTAGAAACTGTAGTCTCCATGGAGAGATTCCTTCTTCATTAGGAAACTTTTTACAACTCACACTTCTTGACCTTTCCCATAATAATTTATTAGGTCAAATTCCACTTTCAATAGGGAACCTTTCTAGTCTCATAGTTCTTGATCTTTGGGGTAACAATTTAGTAGGTCAAGTTCCAGTTTCACTAGGAAACCTAACCCAACTAAGATACTTGATCCTCTCCCACAACAAACTAAGTGGCAATATTCCTGTTTCATTTGCCAATTTAACAAAGCTATGTGAACTATATCTTCAAAACAATTCCTTGGGCTCCACGCTTCCTGACATGAGTGGATTACACAATTTAGAGTACTTTGATGTGAGTGAAAACTCATTTATTGGACCTTTTCCCACATCTCTATTCACAATACCTTCTCTAATATCTGTTAACTTGGAGAGAAACCATTTTAAAGGAGCTATCAAGTTTAGGAATGTGTCTTCATCATCTAGGTTTCAGTTTCTAAACTTTGCTCAAAACAACTTAGATGGTCCAATCCCTGAACTGATATCTCAATACCATAACCTAGAAGAGTTACATCTTAGTTACAACAATCTCAATGGGTCAATACCAAAGTCTCTATCAAAATTATTCAAACTAGAATACTTTTGCCTTACCAACAACAACATGGAAGGGGAAGTACCAAGTTGGATAAGGAGATTGACTATGGTGGCATTTTCTAACAACTCTTTCAACAGTTTTGGACCATCATCACAAGTTCTAGATAAAACACAAGTCAAGTGGTTGGATCTTAGCTCAAATGCTCTCCAAGGACCGTTGCCTCGTTGGATCTGCAAGCTTACATCAGTAGAGATCTTGATCTTGTCCAACAATCTACTCAACGGCTCAATCCCTCCATGTTTAAAGAACTCCACAACTTCTCTTACAGATTTGGTTCTACGTAACAATAGCTTCAGTGGGACACTTCCAGATATATTTAATAACGCCACCAAGTTAATATCACTTGACGTCAGCCGCAACCAGCTAGAAGGAGAACTTCCAAAGTCCTTGATCCATTGCACTCGTCTTCAGCTTCTGAACGTGAGAAGCAACAGAATCAAAGACACGTTTCCATTTTGGCTAGGATCTTTACCATCATTACATGTCCTCATCCTCAGATCAAACAAGTTTCACGGACCGCACGTGTCTACAAAGTTCCAAAGCTTAAGAGTCATCGACGTCTCGCATAATGACTTCACTGGTACGTTACCAACTTTCTACTTCTCCGAGTGGCTTGAGATGACCACGGTGGGGGTTGAAGACGACAGCTTCATGATCTCTGACGTTCCTTACATGGGGAAGGTGCTGAACGCTACCGCCTTGTACATAAGCTCAATGGAGATAGTTAATAAAGGAGTGGAGATGGAGTTTAAGAGGATCAACCAAGACTACAAGACCGTAGACTTCTCTGGAAACAGTTTCTGTGGGAACATCCCTGAGTCTATTGGACTGTTGAAGGAGCTGCGTCATCTCAACTTGTCGGGAAACGCGTTCACAGGCAACATACCACAGTCTTTGGGGGATTTGACAAAGCTCGAGTCGTTAGACTTGTCCAAGAATCAGTTGTCTGGTCAAATCCCTCAAAATCTTGGTGGTCTTTCGTTTGTGTCGACAATGAACTTTTCTCATAATCTCCTTGAAGGACCAGTGCCGAGAAGCACTCAGTTTCAAGGCCAGAGTTGTTCTTCCTTCATGGACAACCTCAGACTATACGGCCTTGAAGACATATGTGGAGAAACTCACGTGAAGAATCCTGTATTAGAAGTGCCAGCAGAGAAGGAAGAGCAAGTGGTTAACTGGATAGCAGCG